CTTGCTTTTCCACACATCATTTAATCTTTTATGATCTTAAGGCATTTAGAACTTGCTTTTCATTAGCCCCACGTTGAAGCATCATCCAGtagttttgtaaaataaagacCAAACAAAGACTTGCGCtgaatataattaatataatagGTGTTATTgagaaatgtacaaaaataaagcaCAATCCACTTCTGCACCATGATTCATTCTGTCTGAGTCATTCAGCACACGCAGGGTTAAAGTATAGCTGCAGCGTCTTACTGCAGTGTCTAAAGCATTTGGCTGATCGTTACAGTATACGCCAGGAGAAgagaagggggggaaaaaacatctctctctaaaacttccttttttttcttccaaaaatccattttattgcatttataaCATTTGGCACAGTACAAATTCTTGGTGCTTTTACAAGATAAACCTGTAAAGATCGACACTGACCTTTTTTCGGtttttgttaaagaaagtcttctctgtataaatatttttctcATCACTGCATTCTCTGTAGCATGGTGTAAAAATCACACAGAATGcccctttttaaaacaacactacCCTCATTTGTCAAAGTCAAGACAGCATCTTAAACAACTCATTGTTTTAAATAGAAGTTACAAGTTAGAAAATAgtttcaatttctttttaatatatgtTTCTCTATCACCAGCCCATGGTAGTTTCAATttgtccatatatatatatttatttataagcaTGTACAACAAGAAATCATCAGTCTTTTTAAGTTTTCACTCTGTACAAAAAAGTAGTTCCTGTCCTTTTTTCGTTGTGCATTCTATTGCATGATTTTATGGGTAAAGGACAATTGGGGGGGGTGTGGGGCTGGGGGGTGGGTGGGAGCTAGGGACCTAGGAAAAGGAGTTGGAGCCTTTTAAGGGTTCTTTTAAATCTGAGTCTCCTGTACCTTCTCCTTGGtgtgagtttttatgacaaaggGCTCAGCCATTGCTGTGATGGTGCTGGGCAAGGTTCGAGGCAAAGAGTTCCCAACATTGTTGTCTGTCCATTTAGCCCCATGGCCGGTTGGTTTATAGGTGTTATATTTAGGCTTTAGAGTGCTGTAGTCCGCCTTATGGGGGCTGTAGTCCACTTTGTGCGGACTGTAGTCAAGTTTAGGTCTCTGAGTGTGTGGACTAAAGTCACACTTGAAGGCGCTGTAATCCGCTTTGTGGGGGCTGAAATCAGTCTTGAAGGCGCTGTAATCGGCTGCAGTCTTATGGGGGGTGTAAGGATCCTTGGGTTTGTAGGTAAGGTCAGTTTTAGATCTCTGGCCATTGTAGTCTGTTTTGGGTTTAGGTTGAGTGCTATAGTCGGGCCTATATGGGCTGTAATCAGGCTTAGGTCTTGGGTGTGTGCCAAAGTCGGGCTGGAATGGACTGTATTCAGCCTTAGGTTTATGCTGCATGTTGTACTCCGATTTTAATGGGCTGTAGTCGTGTTTAGGTTTTGGTTGGGTGCTGTAATCTCGTTTGAATGGGCTgaattctgttttctgtctgggATGAGTGCCGAAGTCTGGTTTGAAGGGGCTGTATTCTCCTTTAGGTTTGTGAGTGTTGTAGTCCTGTCTAAATTGGCTGTAGTCAGGCTTTGGTCTATGAAGGCTGAAATCTGGTGTAGATTTGTGAGTACTGTAGTCATGGATGGATTTGTGGCTACTGAAGTCCATATTTGGCTTATATGTGGTATACTCCGCCTTCGGCTTGTGAAGGGTGAAATCAGGCTGGGGTTTGTATTCGGCCTTGGGTTTGTGAAAGCTGTAGTCAGTCTTGTGGCTGATAAAGTCCAATTTGTGTATGCTGTTATGGTCCCGGATCTCAGGCAATGTGAGAGCTGTCTCTTGAGCTGCAGATGCTGGTGGTGGAAGGTCCTCCTCATCCACCTGGATTATCTCCACAGTGCGTGCAGCGGCCACTGTGCTCCTTTGCTGGTGGCGCTTTCTCAGTTTGTAGAAGGCAATGAGCATGACAGCAGCCAACAGTGTCACTGCTACAAAGCAACCAATTATGATCTTGGTggtcttcatcacttcatccagGCTAGGCCCAGACCTTCCTGGCTTGCCGGTGGAACCTTGGATTCCTGGCCCTACAGATGGCTTTGCTGCACTTGGTGGGCTGTCAGTGCTTTGCAGTAGTACAGTTGGTGTGGATATAAAGACTGGTTGAAACACAGAAGGAGAAgcagtagtagttgttgttcCAAGGCCTATCCCTCCTCCAGCtactccagctcctgcagctgtggcCGTGGTGGTGGTTTTAGGTTTGGGCATCTCCGTGGTTGGTCCCAAGACCTCCACAGTCACTGTGGTAAAGTAGCTTAAGTTGGATGTATTCAGCTCAGCTGCACTCACATTGAGGTAGGCTGAGGCATTGGAGTTCCCAGCTGCGTTGGACACCATGCAGGTGTAAGTGCCAGTGTCTGCTGCAAGAACATTTGAGAAATTTAGAGTACCATCGTTGAGGACTGATATTCTCAGATGACTAGAGGCATGTGTCAGGATCGTCCCATTGGGCAGTAGCCAGCGCACTGAAGACATTGGGGCTGTGCGGCAGCGAACCTCAGCCACTCGCCCTGCTGAGATGTTTAAGTCCCTTGGCGCATCAGCAATGAATGGTGCAGAACACTGGACTGCAGCGCCGTCTCCTCGGTCCACCTCAACCAGCTGTCGACCTTTCATGCTGGGAGGGGAGTGACAACGTCCACAGCAAGTTGAGTTAGTAGGGATGTACTCCCTTAGCCAGCGTGCTAACCATACAGCCTCACAGCTACAGGTCCAAGGGTTATGGTGGAGATGGAGCTCCACCAAGTACCTGAGCGGGGAGAACAGATCATGTGGCACTGCACTCAGATTATTATGGGCGAGATTAAGCTCTACCAATGACGATAAGTCGTCAAAAGCATTCCGCTCtatcactgtgatttgtgagtTCATCACCCATAGCTTTTTCAGCGAACGCAGGCCTTTGAAGGAGCCTGGCTTTATCTCGGGGAAATGGTTTTCAGACATCTCCAGTTCCTCCAGGCCCTTTAGGGGACTCAGGTTTGGCATTTCACCTCTTATGTTGCACATGCCCAGATTGAGGTACTTGAGATTTTGCAGGCCCTCAAAAGCTCCTTCTGAGATGTACTCCAGTTTCCTTAATTCTCCCAAGTCCAGTCGCATCAGGGAGGGCACCCGATTGAAGGCATAGGAGGGTATACTCTCAATGGGGTTGTTCCTCAGCCACAGTTCCCTCAGTTTAGACAGGTACTCAAAGGCCCCACTTGGCACCACTGTCAACCGGTTGTCAAACAGCTCCAGTGTGTTGAGGCTGGTGAGTCCATTAAATGCGCCCACCTCAATCTGGCGTATGGCATTTCGCCCAAGCTGGAGCACCTCAAGGTGGTGCAGGTGGCGGAAGGAGTCAGCCTGCACCGCCTCAATGGCGTTTTCCATTAGATTGAGGTGGCGCGTGTTGGCAGGAATGCCGGGGGGCACACGGGAGAGGCCACGTCGGGTGCACACCACCTTCCCCTGCTGATTACTACAGGAACACTGCGGTGGACAGCCCTGGGGTCCTTGAGACACCGCCGCCCCCGCCAAGGCCAGGGAGGCACTGCTCCACGCTCGCGCCATCAGAAAGACTACACAGAGCAGGGCGGCTTTCCTGGCACGATGCACAGCTACCCGCCCCAGGAGACTCATGATGTGGCACGTTCATAATTCAGCATCATCTGGGGGGGAGGATGGGGGTGTTTGGGGCTAGTGTTTGGGGGCCTTGGGTACAGGGAAAGTAGCTGGTTGGCTGGTTGTAGTGTTAAGGTTACCAGATTAAAAAGGTTAAAGGAAGTGAAGAGGACGAGGGGATAATGTGGTGTGGGGGTTTTGCTAAGGGGTAATAGGACTTAACTTATCCTCGATTAAGCAATGCTTTTATTTCCAAGAACTGCTCATGGGCAGAAGGAGAGCAGAGGGTAGGAAGGGCTGGCTTTTCTGAAACATGTGTATGATTAGGACATAGTGGGAAATTAAACAACCAAAAACCGTATTACAAAACAGAAGGGGTAGGGTGTTACAAATTGATGCAAATAGGGGTTGAAACACTAGACACCTACCTCAAGTTATTATTACAGGTCCTTGTACTGAGATATATAGCTTCCCTCCTTTTTGCAATCAGAAAGCTGTGGTATTCAGATCAGATGTATGTATATCCAAGAGCAGCAAAGAAAGCCTTTTTATATTTGCTCTGTCAAAACAGGTATCAATGCCAAAGAGCTTAACCAAGATGAGCCCTTTTGTAAATCCACACATCCAAAGAGAAAGGTTCAAAGGCCCttagtgagtttttttttttctccgttaTCTTGCTgactaccaaaaaaaaaataagaaaaaagattGTAGATAGGAATCCAGTCAGGCTCCAAAAGCAGCAGTGGCTCCTTGCTCGCCTCTTGCTGTCGGCTCCTCTTCTCTCGCTTGTCCTTGGAATCCGACAGTTGATCCCCCTGGTAGACACCTTACCCAGGTCTCCATAGCACAGGcgaccacacaaacacacatgcacaatttttttttgtgcaccAAATGCCAAAGCAGAAaggacaaaaagagagaggtAGGTGGGGGTGGGATCGAACAAGGTTGAATGGAAATTCCACAGTCCTTTCCAATGTTCTTTTGCCTTTTGTTTGCGATGGTTAGGAGGGAAGgctgacaagaaaaaaaaaagaccccctcctctctgtatTCCTCTGTTCACTTTTTACTGGTCAATCAGTTGGTCGGTTTGTCAGTCTGAAAGCCCTTCTCCCTCTCGCACTCTTTTCCGTTTTGCTCCCCTGTCTCAATGTGGCGTCGTGTCcatttaattgtctttttttttttcttttctcctccaggagTTCTCAGCAGGGGTTGAAAAGACTAGgcaacacacactgctttcaTTAGCTTCCTTCTTCTCTTAACTAGCCACATGCTCCTGCCTCGGTGGCCGCGGTGGCAACAGCAGCAATTgcgaacgcacacacaccatcctCGCGAAGCGCACAGCAGCAGTAGCaagcacacacagcagcagctgcagcctgccTCCCGTGCACTTCCCAATAATCCGTCAATTTCTTCAGAGGGGGAGTGGGATGGGGGATGGAAGGGGGTGCTGGGAGGAGTGGGGGTGTTGTAGCTGGGTTGATCGAGGTGggttggagggaggaggggtggtgcGCAGTTTCTCCTTCCCCTCTCCGgcgtgtttcttttttcttcttgttttccagttctttttttccctcctctcctcgtgGTGATCAGCACCCTCTCGCTAATGCAGCATCCGACTGGGGAGAGGAGCAAGACAGGGAAGGCAAGCGCTGGGTGAATGCACGGCTTACAGGCGTGACGTTAACAGTAGCGTCAATGTGGAAAGGATCAGTTGTAGCAGCAAAAGAGTGTGTGCCCGGcttggatctctctctctctctccctcctcctctctctctttctttttctctctctctctctctctctctggtctgtctctctgtctgtcttttacattctctctctctctctcttctctctctctctctctctctctctctctctctctctctctctctctctctctctcgctctacctccctccttctctctgcagtGTCCTGAGGTAGTTGGGTAAGCTCAAAGCACTCAGACCTTTTTAGAGATCTACCTCTTCAAAAGCCAGTTTGCTCCTGCTGTCCTCCACTCTCTTTTTTAATACTGGCAGTCTCTTGTTCTGTGGCTTTCTGTGGCTTAGGGGAATAGACAGATTGTCCAAGCAAAAGGCAGAGATGGACAGTGGCATCCCCACAGCAACCAGATTTTAACCCCGTCCTCCCCAGCAATAATCCAGGCATTCCTAACGAGTCTGGCAAAGCATTCCAGCATTGCCTTGGTGGCAAAGGCAGGCAGATGGGACACAGTttctctcactccctcacttcctgtctctctcgTTCCCATCCCTGCTCTCCCCTTTCCCTCTCACTCCTTTCGTCCTGTCCTTTAGTGCAAAATAGAGAAACATGAATGGACTGCTGACGCATCCTGCTCGGAGCAGTGCTTTGGTTTgatgcagtgtgtttttgtgcatttactccccccccccacccacccactccaCCCTCACCCTCCTCGCCGTCTTCCCCTCTCCGCTCACTCTTCGTCCGTCACTGTGTCATTCTACTTAATCTCTAGCTTTCTATGTGTATATACTGCAACCTCACATtgaatccatttttatttattttctgctttattgtGCAGGTCCCTTTCgcagttttatttttgggtTGTTAGGACATGAGGTGTGATTTATTCCATCTCAGCTTTGCTCTGCAATGAAACAAAAGTTTACATTATAAGAATGTTGGTTACTTTATTAATACCCGGTATGTATTTGTAAATATAGtgagataaatatatatatataaaaatatatatatatataaaaaaaaatatatatataaataaaatatacatatataaactgTGACAGGAGTAGGGTTTATGAAGCGAGTTCTTTAGGTACTAAGATATGCAAGAAGGTGCAGTAtatagcattaaaaaaaatacaatattttctgctgtgtttacacCTTTTGCatttccccctctctgtccccaCTTCATCATGTAAACCTGCACAGGTAGCAAGAGCACTCTAACCAGGCAGGCCTTAACCCTCAATTTGAGCACAAACTGTCGCTCCGGTAAGCACCCAGCCATAAAGGTCATGTTAAGGAAGGCGAGCAGGAGAAAACGAGACATGCTTTACCTTCCTGCCAAGGGAGAGGATGCAAAACTAACGTACCCTACTGTCCCattgtccctctctctcaccaaTGATTTGTACAAGCCTCATGTCCATTAAACTAGGAAGCAGTGCGGGTAATTGATGGTGGGTAAAGGTAGCTGTGACAGTCctgataggtgtgtgtgtgtgtgtgtgtgtgtgtgtgtgtgtgtgtgtgtgtgtgtgtgtgtgtgtgtgtgtgtgtgtgtgtgtgtgtgtgtgtgtgtgtgtgtgtgtgtgtgtgtgtgtgtgtgagctggatAGTAAgcgtgtgaaagagagagaggaggaggagagaaaacatgcGAGCTAGAAAAGGTCACACTGCCTGTAGCACAGTATGTTATTCCCACCGGCACAGAAGTATAGAGCCAACTCCTATattacacacaccacacacactgactttctCCTTGACTTCCCTACAGTTGAATACGAATGGGCTTCAATGAAGCACATGTAACAGTGAGGTGGCAGCCACAGGAGTATAGGGGGATTTTCCTGCTAGGAAAGGGAggctgtttccttttctctccacagggGATTCCCTAGCACCGCGACCATTCGGGGGGGTGATATCAAAGGTGTGCTGGGCTACTGTGTCCCCATCACTGCATTCTCTGAGCAAGTGATAGCGCAGgcttacagtatatataaaCAGATGAACAGTAGCAGGTTATGATACAAATTCAGGATGTTTTGGCAAATGTGCTGCAAAGAACAAATTTCATTGATCAATTTTCAGTTAAGCCAACTGCAAATGAAGGCTTCTGGTTCTCTGTGTGCTTATTGATTAGAAAAATCAAATGTAGTACAGTGTGCCTACTGGCACTGCtaactttgtttgtgtgtcagatggTGCCTGGACACTGTTCCGTAGGTGTCGTGTGCCACTATTTGATGAGCAACTGACCCAGAAAGagtgcaggttgtgttttaCCTACCCAGCACAGTACATCCCTAACTTCTATCCAACCAAAATCATCCATTGACCCGTAACATGACCAATGCTGAAAGGGCACCTCTCTCCTCTTGGCCCTCTTCCTGTCTATTTCTCTCTATCCTGTCTTTCCTATTCTCACCTTATTTTTGTCTGTCAGTGGACACTACTTTCACACTCCTGCTCGAGTCTGGGTCATGGCCTGCCAAACTCTGTAATGCTCCACTGACCAAAAGTCATCAACCCTTGCGTTATATAGTTTGATCCTGGCCCGGAATGACCAACATGCCTGGATGGTCAGCCAAACACTGTGATCACAGCAAGGTTTTCTCAAGGtccagtgtgcgtgtgtgtgtgtgtgtgcactctgcAAACCTGGCTAAGATGTTTAATTCTGGAATATCTTTCAATGTTTAGGTTATACTAGTTATATCTACTGGGGCACAGTGGCCAACACCCTGGCCAAACAGGGGTCCCATATGTTCACAGTACTGCATACAGTGCTCTGACATGAAAAGTGTTGTCAGGCCTCACCTCCAGGACTTGCTGACCGATGACGGCTTGATGAGCTGTCAGATATGTGGGACCTTCACGCTGTCATGCCAGCCACTTGCCCCTACTTCCTGATCTCTGCCCTCCCTGGTTCACCCAAGGCTCTATGGAGCCACCAATGGGCCAGGAGGGTACCGGGTGTTGTCTGGGGGTACCGCACGACCTACTTTGGTGCGGCTTGTCCGCGAATCAGCCAGCATGTTCAAGGGGTTATATGCAAACAGTACAGAGCCCATCCCCTGGGGTGAGTGCTTGCAAATCTGGGCTGCGGCCAGTCACATGTAGGTCAGCAGCCTGTGTCGGTTTGCATGCGTGTACGTGTCAGTAGTTCCATTTGGATGAATGGCCTGCAGTATGGTATAGTAGCAATTACAATCGGATTAGAAGAACGTACACTCAAATGATGGATCTAATGATAATGTCATTGCCTCTGCCATTGCCAGGATCAAGGATTTACAGTACAGGCCCTTGGGCAATCCACATAcggctttctgtgtgtgtacaaggGAGACGGAGCGATATTTTCTCAAGGAGACAAGAGGCACACTATTTTTGGGCTTGTCTTGTGCTTTGAGAGCCATTACAAATTGTATGCATCTAGGTGTGCGTGCATGCAGGTATGTCCTCTGGCGAATTGGATACCAGTTCCCACCCTCGCACGATGTTATCACAAACCAATTTTTCCATGTCACCAAGCTGAAATGTGTACACATACACGTGCACATAGACACCCCAAAGTCTATGATGCTGACCTTGAGGTAAAGAACCTGCTACTAGacacttcctctttcattttcatttcaatctcTAGGAATTAATTCTGCAAGAGATTACGTgtaacccacacacactcacgtgcACAAATGCAAAcgcgcgctcacacacacgctgctaTCAATGTCCCGGTAAGGGCTTAAACTGCTTGGTggggatttttttctgtttatcattTTTCTCATCATGCTCACGCGctcagcgacacacacacacacacacacacacacacacacacacacacacacacaccaatcttATGTCAGTGTATCAAGAGATTATAAAAGGCGATAGGGTATATTAGTGGCTTTCGTCTGGCCAGGTTAGATGagttgttgtattttcatttaCTGGCTCCGTCTCGCTTTGACTGACCTTGCGCGGCCTCCACTCAGTACAGTATACTAATATTGATAACATTATCCTACACTGAACATCCTATGACATTTTCAGTTAATGCTTTGGGATGGCACTTAAGTATAAAGCAATTTGGGCAGACAGTTGAGGTTAGTCAAACAATCTACTCTGGTAATGAATCATTAATCCTTCTAAGTTCTTGCTCTACTTTTCCATATGTTTCtcatgtttcattgtttttctttctcctctttccgGCTCCCTGTCTTCTCTCCCTGTGCCCTACTCTCAACTTGTTTCTTGCccccttttcttccttcttgTTCTCCTCTTGTTATTCTCCTTGTTCTTTTCACTCTGCATTTGTTCTTACTGTTTGTACTTTCTTCCccgtctttttcttttgctgtgctgctttcttctctttcttttgcctcctcttcctctctcgtcTTGCCATCACTCTCATTCTCAAAATTGACACTTCATGCGacatgttttggtgtgtgtctgaaagGGACTCAAGTAACTGAAATATCAGGCCCTGGCAACTGAAGGCTCTCTGTAGAAGATGACCATTTTCAGTCCCCTGTTTTTCTGTCATCCTCTGTTGAAGCTTTGCTAGCAGTCATTGTCTCCAGACTAATGGGCTTCATTATGTTGAGCTGTGTTCATACTGGCTGCCAGAGCAGGGATTAAGCCCCAGCGCCATGTTAGTTGGAGGCAGAAGAAAGATAATGCTAGGTAAGCACTGCTAACCCAATCAACATGAGCCAAGTAGCTAGCTGAGAGGAGATGCTTCACATGTATTTGGAAATTCAAGTGCGTTTGTCTTTGGCCTCTTGAATTTTCAACTTCTCAAGTTCTTTGGTGAAGAGGCAGCATTTATTTCAAGTGTAAGGATAGAAATACTGATTCCTGTGTCGTGTTGAGCTTGTGATATAATTTAATCAGACTATTCTCAGATCTCTCTAACCATATGCTAATGCTCACCATGTCTTGCCCTGGCCTCGTCACTGGTCAGTTGGCCTCATTAGGATTCATGGAGCATCTCTGTTTGTGCGTTCATCACAATGTTGCCTTGCCAACTGCCTGGCCGTAGGAAATGGATGTCTCTTTCTCTGAGCAATGTGAAGGTAAAAACATAGTAATTCACAGCAGAGAGAGCTGCTAAATCTTCTCGACTTTTAGCTCCTTTGGAGCAAAGATGCCGTCTTCATTcagaagccccccccccctctccatcttCTGCTTTTATGCCCTCGgctctgtcaaaacaaaattcTTTACTACTGAGCTGCTACTCTGCAACATTACATGTGACATTACTCCCTGTAAAGCTTTTGCATTACTTCCACTTGTCTTagttcacttgtttgtttttataggaTAAACGAGCGTGGTAAAAGTGATttattgttcttgttttctcttgCCTTGATGATGAGAATAATTATCAAGCTCTTCGTGTAgcttttatattataaatagtATGAAGTGTCTTCTCATAGTTAATTTGATAAAGCGAAAAGCTCTGTTTGCCTCTGAAACGACCTATCTTCTTAGATTCTATTATAATATCTCATACTTTTTTGGCCGCACTATCATGTGGGTTTATGAATTGACTTACATGCCTCACAGACAACCTGCTTTTGTTATACTCTAAATGGCCACCTTTATTTCCTCTCCCACTCTGATGCCCCTGACCTTCATATATCCCCCTCATCCTAAAATCACAGCGACAATTACCttctttactgttttatttctatgaAATTGTTAATCCTCAAATCTCCACCGAGCCTTTATGGAGGCGAGGATTAGCCCTACTGAGGCCTGGTATTGCACAGACCCACAGATGGGAAGAAAAAGAACGAAAGAGCTTTTCATTTTTCGACAAATCCACCTGGCCACACACCCACATTACAGCAGGACTGGCCCACATATAG
The sequence above is a segment of the Hippoglossus stenolepis isolate QCI-W04-F060 chromosome 22, HSTE1.2, whole genome shotgun sequence genome. Coding sequences within it:
- the lrrc4.1 gene encoding leucine-rich repeat-containing protein 4; protein product: MSLLGRVAVHRARKAALLCVVFLMARAWSSASLALAGAAVSQGPQGCPPQCSCSNQQGKVVCTRRGLSRVPPGIPANTRHLNLMENAIEAVQADSFRHLHHLEVLQLGRNAIRQIEVGAFNGLTSLNTLELFDNRLTVVPSGAFEYLSKLRELWLRNNPIESIPSYAFNRVPSLMRLDLGELRKLEYISEGAFEGLQNLKYLNLGMCNIRGEMPNLSPLKGLEELEMSENHFPEIKPGSFKGLRSLKKLWVMNSQITVIERNAFDDLSSLVELNLAHNNLSAVPHDLFSPLRYLVELHLHHNPWTCSCEAVWLARWLREYIPTNSTCCGRCHSPPSMKGRQLVEVDRGDGAAVQCSAPFIADAPRDLNISAGRVAEVRCRTAPMSSVRWLLPNGTILTHASSHLRISVLNDGTLNFSNVLAADTGTYTCMVSNAAGNSNASAYLNVSAAELNTSNLSYFTTVTVEVLGPTTEMPKPKTTTTATAAGAGVAGGGIGLGTTTTTASPSVFQPVFISTPTVLLQSTDSPPSAAKPSVGPGIQGSTGKPGRSGPSLDEVMKTTKIIIGCFVAVTLLAAVMLIAFYKLRKRHQQRSTVAAARTVEIIQVDEEDLPPPASAAQETALTLPEIRDHNSIHKLDFISHKTDYSFHKPKAEYKPQPDFTLHKPKAEYTTYKPNMDFSSHKSIHDYSTHKSTPDFSLHRPKPDYSQFRQDYNTHKPKGEYSPFKPDFGTHPRQKTEFSPFKRDYSTQPKPKHDYSPLKSEYNMQHKPKAEYSPFQPDFGTHPRPKPDYSPYRPDYSTQPKPKTDYNGQRSKTDLTYKPKDPYTPHKTAADYSAFKTDFSPHKADYSAFKCDFSPHTQRPKLDYSPHKVDYSPHKADYSTLKPKYNTYKPTGHGAKWTDNNVGNSLPRTLPSTITAMAEPFVIKTHTKEKVQETQI